In the Malaclemys terrapin pileata isolate rMalTer1 chromosome 12, rMalTer1.hap1, whole genome shotgun sequence genome, one interval contains:
- the CTSA gene encoding lysosomal protective protein produces MGPVLLCALLLAAPRVGAAPSADEVSYLPGLAKQPSFRHYSGYLRIDPHKRLHYWFTEAQNNPESSPLVLWLNGGPGCSSMSGLLTEHGPFTIQPDGTTLQYNDYSWNKIANMLYLESPAGVGFSYSDEKDYATNDTQVARDNYLALKEFFRLFPEYSKNKLFLTGESYAGIYIPTLAEWVMQDSSINLKGLAVGNGLSSYEINDNSLVYFAYYHGLLGTGLWTDLQRFCCSQGKCNFHKNSNLNCTLKMQEMIQIVEESGLNIYNLYAPCAGGVPGSYRNDQDQLISHDLGISFIQQPLKYSWRQNLLRMPAAKKGVRLEPPCTNSTASTTYLNTPEVRQALHISQEAPEWRICSSEVNHSYKRQYMTVNDQYLKLLGTMKYRILVYNGDIDMACNFLGDEWFVDSLDQKVQVARRPWLYNDGTEDQIGGFVKEFTNIAFLTIKGAGHMVPTDQPQAAFTMFRRFIQQQPY; encoded by the exons ATGGGGCCTGTCCTGCTCTgcgcgctgctgctggcggccccCCGCGTCGGGGCTGCGCCCTCCGCCGACGAGGTGAGCTACCTGCCGGGGCTGGCCAAGCAGCCCTCCTTCCGGCACTACTCGGGCTACCTCCGCATCGACCCGCACAAGCGCCTGCACTACTG GTTTACAGAGGCTCAGAACAACCCTGAGAGCAGCCCTCTGGTGCTGTGGCTAAACGGGGGACCTGGCTGCAGCTCCATGTCTGGCTTATTGACCGAGCATGGCCCCTTCACG ATCCAGCCGGATGGGACCACCCTGCAGTATAATGACTATTCCTGGAATAAG ATTGCCAACATGCTGTACCTGGAGTCCCCAGCAGGTGTTGGCTTCTCCTACTCTGATGAGAAAGACTATGCCACTAATGACACCCAG GTGGCCCGCGATAATTACCTGGCGCTGAAGGAGTTCTTCCGCCTCTTCCCGGAGTACAGCAAGAACAAGCTCTTCCTCACTGGGGAGAGCTACGCTGGCATTTACATCCCCACGCTGGCTGAGTGGGTGATGCAGGACTCCAGCATCAACTTGAAG GGACTCGCCGTGGGAAATGGCCTCTCCTCCTATGAGATCAATGACAACTCCCTGGTCTACTTTGCCTATTACCACGGCCTCCTGGGAACGGG GCTGTGGACAGACCTGCAGCGCTTCTGCTGCTCCCAGGGAAAATGCAACTTCCATAAAAACTCCAACCTGAACTGCACACTCAAG ATGCAAGAGATGATCCAGATTGTGGAGGAGTCGGGCCTGAACATCTACAATCTCTATGCCCCATGTGCGGGCGGTGTCCCTGGAAGCTACAG GAATGATCAGGACCAGCTCATCAGCCATGACCTGGGCATCTCCTTCATCCAGCAGCCCCTGAAATACTCCTGGAGGCAG AATCTGCTCCGGATGCCAGCAGCCAAGAAAGGGGTTCGCCTGGAACCCCCCTGCACCAACTCCACAGCCTCCACCACCTACCTCAACACCCCCGAAGTGAGGCAGGCGCTGCATATCTCGCAAGAGGCACCTGAGTGGCGCATATGCAG TTCGGAGGTGAACCACAGCTACAAGCGGCAGTACATGACCGTGAACGACCAGTACCTGAAGCTGCTTGGCACCATG AAATACCGGATCCTGGTGTACAATGGTGACATCGACATGGCCTGCAACTTCCTGGGGGACGAGTGGTTCGTGGACTCCCTGGACCAGAAg gtgcaAGTGGCTCGCAGGCCCTGGCTGTACAACGATGGGACTGAAGACCAGATCGGGGGCTTTGTGAAGGAATTCACCAACATCGCCTTCCTCACCATCAAG GGAGCTGGCCACATGGTGCCCACAGACCAACCGCAAGCCGCCTTCACCATGTTCAGACGCTTCATTCAACAGCAGCCCTACTGA
- the NEURL2 gene encoding neuralized-like protein 2: MSPLSPQQRYMARCSSLTGLLKNSHNPVLSGNATEMAAAACHPPTRFHHVHGTNICIDPSHTQATRVESFANGLCFSQEPLEPGQIFLVEIEEKELGWCGHLRVGLTAHDPRSLDVVPEYSLPDLVNMGDTWVFAITRHHNRVIPDGSEARVQGFLSDPYLLIEQVRIPRDKLVGRSRPSQYSHMLDDLYKTNVLPPTARRSRIGVLYAVRSDGMADMHIIINGEDMGPSARSLPASRPLYAVIDVFASTKSVRVIQVEYGFPSLQTLCRLVIQKHIVHRLAIDGLDLPPLLKNFCKYE; the protein is encoded by the exons ATGTCACCACTCTCCCCACAACAGCGGTACATGGCCAGGTGCTCGAGCCTGACTGGCCTGCTTAAAAATAGCCACAACCCCGTGCTCTCGGGGAACGCCACAGAGatggctgctgctgcctgccacccacccacccgATTCCACCACGTCCATGGCACCAACATCTGCATCGACCCCTCGCACACTCAGGCCACCCGGGTGGAGAGCTTTGCCAACGGGCTATGTTTCAGCCAGGAGCCCCTGGAGCCTGGGCAGATCTTCCTAGTGGAGATTGAGGAGAAGGAGCTGGGCTGGTGTGGCCACTTGCGGGTGGGGCTAACAGCACATGACCCAAGAAGCCTGGATGTGGTGCCCGAGTATTCGCTCCCAGACCTGGTCAATATGGGGGACACCTGGGTTTTTGCCATCACCAGGCATCACAACCGAGTTATTCCAGATGGCTCGGAGGCTCGGGTCCAAGGCTTCCTCTCAGACCCCTACCTGCTCATAGAACAAGTCAGGATTCCCCGAGACAAGCTGGTGGGACGGAGCAGACCTAGCCAGTACAGCCACATGCTGGATGACTTGTACAAGACAAATGTGCTGCCCCCGACAGCCCGGAGGAGCAGGATTGGGGTGCTGTATGCCGTCCGGTCTGACGGGATGGCAGACATGCACATCATCATCAATGGAGAGGACATGGGACCGAGTGCCAGGAGCCTCCCTGCCTCCCGCCCACTCTATGCAGTGATCGATGTCTTTGCTTCAACCAAGAGCGTCCGTGTCATCCAAGTGGAATATGGCT TCCCTTCCTTGCAGACCCTCTGTCGACTGGTCATCCAGAAGCACATTGTCCACCGATTGGCCATCGATGGGCTGGACCTGCCTCCGCTCCTGAAGAACTTCTGCAAATATGAATGA
- the SPATA25 gene encoding spermatogenesis-associated protein 25, with protein MGRGQCWYIMGRRGTSPIPTLAMSYFGKEKASSGFLTSIQDASRQLQVAKSNLLSVYQCGETSLPAGVLVPGVLRRKTQEIAAPSHVEATLVYQEKTLKQPCSGAQQSPRFPLSSRSGYRDIRWEPYSGHYCGRYSRKFPQHKQDEISIWDYPSEWVRDKQPCGPSGMYPSASVKGYPPTQQRNGQHVGELGSPGGDFPLATCGFPPRGAFLMPIKLSKNRGRQSVQNPPPNICILTLAMMIAGIPTVPVPGIKEEDLIRAAQNFMAENPEQGVQREITPKRTEDAQFWKTDRQRKRPVDRGFQPPSIAHFEK; from the exons ATGGGGAGAGGTCAGTGCTGGTACATTATGGGGAGAAGAGGCACCAGCCCGATTCCTACACTGGCAATGtcttattttgggaaggaaaaaGCTTCTTCAGGTTTTTTAACTTCTATCCAAG ATGCCAGCAGACAGCTCCAAGTGGCAAAGAGCAATCTACTAAGTGTTTATCAGTGTGGGGAGACATCTCTTCCTGCTGGGGTTTTGGTTCCAGGAGTGCTCAGAAGGAAAACACAGGAAATTGCAGCTCCTTCACATGTAGAAGCAACCCTTGTGTATCAGGAGAAGACACTAAAGCAGCCTTGTAGTGGTGCCCAGCAGAGTCCAAGGTTCCCTCTCAGTAGCAGATCAGGGTACAGGGACATAAGGTGGGAGCCTTATAGTGGACACTATTGTGGAAGGTATTCTAGAAAGTTTCCCCAGCATAAACAGGATGAGATCTCTATATGGGATTATCCATCTGAATGGGTCAGAGACAAGCAGCCATGTGGCCCCTCCGGCATGTATCCAAGTGCCTCTGTGAAAGGATATCCTCCAACCCAGCAAAGGAATGGGCAGCACGTTGGTGAGCTGGGCAGCCCCGGGGGAGACTTCCCACTGGCTACCTGTGGATTTCCTCCCAGAGGTGCTTTTCTTATGCCCATAAAACTCAGTAAGAACAGAGGTCGACAGTCAGTGCAGAACCCTCCTCCAAACATTTGCATCCTCACTCTTGCCATGATGATAGCTGGCATCCCCACAGTGCCTGTGCCAGGGATTAAAGAGGAGGATCTGATCAGAGCTGCACAGAACTTCATGGCAGAGAATCCAGAGCAAGGTGTACAGAGGGAGATAACTCCAAAAAGGACAGAGGATGCACAGTTctggaagacagacagacagaggaagAGACCAGTAGACAGAGGCTTCCAGCCCCCTTCCATAGCACACTTTGAGAAGTAA
- the ZSWIM1 gene encoding zinc finger SWIM domain-containing protein 1 has product MALVTVKELLSFDCGSLVAYQLDKNSQLDSISFQTVLMRNIFVHFPDVIFIHRTHNPRGKALYMFMVDRPFLKLQGEMTKVIHFAVPAKESAESLAHMYRTFKAFNPEWKKIKTFLVDPHFRLLQTLSEAFPSAEVQLSVFHVCKHLQQKIHQMSLECISERLILNALRNTMCAATESNLRMMHTILSDFVKPDLLPQLHTHWLLNDKIWAMHRWRNWMECNQYFKDLEIITRGLSQVFCTGLSLEICITSLAKHYQKCVSKRPPDAVLFSVNPLSSTMSTETVFQSLPAQDSPPTSHNPQIALQNQPAQSSPPVSPSLTAAHQKWPGQNSPPNPLVVLPHPLPAPPSPLLLQNQLAAPQIFPFQNQPAQYSSPVSLNLTAAHQKWPGQNSPPNPLVLQNPLPAPQSPLLPQNQLANPQSPLDPLSHDIKLEIITEDPKGDQDVECNQETEDCIRQSLRDICTEPAARLCLNEFAVAQKSVQLIGTNEDIVNIQILEDTHKVNQRGLKSCTCHFSQAFQLPCRHILAVLNSDKKILQPEMLSEQWQKEPNISQTGQNGTDGLLEVLKSSWNESLDKSLAVSFLTAEISRLLTQCSSEEFDRRYNTLRELADSWIGPYVQVKL; this is encoded by the coding sequence ATGGCCCTAGTTACTGTGAAGGAACTGCTGAGCTTTGATTGTGGTTCGCTGGTAGCTTACCAATTAGATAAAAACTCTCAGCTGGACTCTATCAGCTTCCAGACTGTCCTCATGAGAAACATATTTGTGCATTTTCCTGATGTCATATTCATCCACAGAACCCACAATCCCAGGGGCAAAGCTCTGTATATGTTCATGGTGGACAGACCTTTCCTGAAGCTGCAGGGTGAGATGACTAAGGTAATTCATTTTGCTGTCCCAGCTAAAGAATCTGCAGAAAGCCTGGCTCACATGTATAGGACCTTCAAGGCCTTCAACCCTGAGTGGAAGAAAATTAAGACCTTTCTGGTAGATCCACACTTTCGATTGTTGCAGACTCTTTCTGAAGCATTCCCATCTGCAGAGGTGCAGCTGTCTGTTTTCCATGTATGCAAGCACCTGCAGCAGAAGATTCATCAGATGTCTTTGGAATGCATCTCAGAGAGACTGATCTTAAATGCCTTGAGGAACACTATGTGTGCAGCCACTGAAAGCAACCTGAGAATGATGCACACAATCCTGAGTGACTTTGTGAAACcagacttgcttccccagcttcATACTCACTGGCTTCTCAATGACAAGATATGGGCTATGCATAGATGGAGGAATTGGATGGAATGCAATCAGTATTTTAAAGACTTGGAGATCATCACACGGGGCTTAAGCCAGGTCTTCTGCACTGGACTGTCTCTAGAGATCTGCATCACTTCTCTAGCGAAACACTACCAGAAGTGTGTTTCAAAGAGGCCCCCTGATGCTGTGTTGTTCTCTGTTAACCCTCTTAGCAGTACCATGTCTACTGAGACTGTTTTTCAGAGCCTACCAGCTCAGGACTCGCCACCAACCTCTCACAACCCCCAAATAGCTCTTCAGAATCAACCAGCTCAGAGTTCTCCACCAGTTTCTCCCAGTCTCACAGCAGCTCATCAGAAATGGCCGGGTCAGAATTCCCCTCCAAATCCCCTAGTGGTTCTTCCACATCCCCTGCCAGCTCCTCCAAGCCCCCTGCTTCTTCAGAATCAGCTGGCAGCCCCTCAGATCTTCCCTTTTCAGAACCAGCCAGCTCAGTATTCTTCACCAGTTTCTCTCAATCTCACAGCAGCTCATCAGAAATGGCCAGGTCAGAATTCCCCTCCAAATCCCCTGGTTCTTCAGAATCCCTTGCCCGCCCCTCAGAGTCCTCTGCTTCCTCAGAACCAGCTAGCAAACCCTCAGAGCCCCTTGGATCCTTTATCCCATGACATTAAACTGGAGATCATCACTGAAGACCCAAAGGGTGACCAAGATGTGGAGTGTAACCAAGAGACTGAAGACTGCATCAGGCAGTCACTGAGAGACATTTGCACGGAGCCGGCAGCCAGATTATGCTTGAACGAGTTTGCAGTGGCACAGAAGTCTGTGCAGCTAATAGGCACCAATGAAGACATAGTCAATATACAGATCCTCGAAGACACCCACAAAGTGAACCAAAGGGGCCTGAAAAGCTGCACTTGCCACTTCAGTCAAGCTTtccagctgccctgcaggcacATCCTGGCTGTGTTGAACTCTGATAAGAAGATCTTACAGCCGGAGATGCTGAGTGAGCAATGGCAGAAGGAACCTAATATCTCTCAAACAGGGCAAAATGGCACTGATGGCCTCTTGGAGGTTCTGAAAAGCTCCTGGAATGAGTCCCTGGATAAATCCTTAGCAGTGTCCTTTCTTACAGCGGAGATTAGCCGGCTTCTTACCCAGTGCAGCAGCGAGGAGTTTGATCGGAGATACAACACCCTCCGAGAATTGGCCGATAGCTGGATTGGACCTTATGTTCAGGTGAAGCTATAG
- the ZSWIM3 gene encoding zinc finger SWIM domain-containing protein 3 → MEVGSCFRNYDDFKECFNTYKKENKCHYGLKNCVSVRFYNRKHGTSIREDITFIQVKFGCVRTREYSKKRKPQPSLCPAFFVLQYNEEIDRLVITELNSNHIHVDPGGTSLARTSSSLVTRTTPKTASCMADGSSPATKLRRQQSREAEATVTVSEECVMADMTLNGSPAPLNKVAVQPEAVKESVSTSALVRIAEVMKNFLRVDMGSLASISVGSNQDLDRLNFQTSKMRSLFVKFPESLLLHRVQSERGHVLYAFLVESKDRVGKMVHFAVLKEDTGENVSKMLTVFKEFNPEWQKVKVVFVDMSFLHKATMQELFPSTQVLLSVYHTVRFLEKTVKETVATVSFKHKLKLALREVVFSTSNANLDILSQLVKRLVDKELYDYLQANWFSCEMLWYMHAKKGLHSCSTYVDSLDLITHKISSLFNKQLSLETSILHFVEYADCFNTKGLENLNQGFSSVEEENQSKHVEKPKVRTRASMKRTTVAASQPQNKCPELPNQLAKQKPANPPGTMLAAIRESCTDLGYQLCLNEWEVVQKSTQLINVMKDNIVVQLLEDTHQVSKDCKSCSCYFHCRYQLPCRHILSVLHANKKAVEEAMVCKRWQKKYQHLSVLGDNLLDDIGPSMGNQPAAAEERYDKIQSLSKELANLLMQCDGEELEERSSTLKMIVDIWAKSSEPVEEAGKCSTFRNVGDLPFLWVKQEEIETEDAGATSERSLTGTNMFLI, encoded by the exons ATGGAAGTTGGCTCATGCTTTAGAAACTATGATGACTTCAAGGAGTGCTTCAACACTTATAAGAAAGAGAACAAGTGCCACTATGGTTTAAAGAACTGCGTCTCTGTCCGCTTTTACAACCGGAAACATGGGACCAGCATCCGCGAGGACATCAC GTTCATCCAGGTGAAGTTTGGCTGTGTGCGGACACGGGAATACAGTAAGAAGAGGAAACCACAGCCCAGCTTGTGCCCAGCTTTTTTTGTCCTGCAGTATAACGAGGAAATAGACCGGCTGGTGATTACTGAACTGAACAGTAATCACATCCATGTAGACCCGGGGGGAACTTCCTTGGCCCGTACTAGCTCTTCTCTAGTGACGAGAACCACACCCAAAACTGCAAGTTGCATGGCAGAtggcagcagccctgcaacaAAACTGCGTAGACAACAATCAAGAGAGGCAGAAGCCACTGTAACAGTCAGTGAGGAGTGTGTGATGGCTGACATGACTTTGAATGGATCACCTGCTCCACTCAACAAGGTTGCTGTGCAACCTGAGGCAGTGAAGGAAAGTGTCTCAACTTCAGCTTTAGTCAGAATTGCGGAGGTCATGAAAAACTTCCTGAGGGTGGACATGGGCTCATTGGCCTCTATTAGTGTGGGCAGCAACCAGGACCTAGACAGACTGAACTTCCAGACCAGCAAGATGAGGAGCCTGTTTGTCAAGTTCCCTGAGAGCCTGTTGCTGCACAGGGTGCAGAGCGAGAGAGGGCATGTACTTTATGCCTTCCTCGTGGAGAGTAAGGACCGAGTAGGGAAGATGGTGCACTTTGCTGTCCTAAAGGAGGACACTGGTGAGAATGTAAGCAAAATGCTGACTGTCTTCAAAGAGTTCAATCCTGAGTGGCAGAAGGTCAAGGTGGTCTTTGTGGACATGTCTTTCCTTCACAAAGCCACCATGCAGGAGCTCTTCCCCTCAACCCAGGTGCTTCTCTCTGTCTACCACACTGTCCGATTCCTTGAGAAGACAGTAAAGGAAACGGTGGCCACTGTTTCCTTCAAGCATAAACTGAAGTTGGCTTTGAGGGAGGTAGTTTTTTCCACCTCCAATGCAAATCTAGACATCTTGTCTCAGCTGGTAAAGCGCTTGGTGGACAAAGAGTTGTACGACTATCTTCAGGCCAACTGGTTCTCCTGTGAGATGCTGTGGTACATGCATGCAAAGAAGGGTCTCCATTCCTGCAGCACCTATGTAGACAGTCTGGATCTCATCACTCATAAAATATCCAGTCTCTTCAACAAGCAGTTGTCTCTGGAGACCAGCATCCTTCACTTTGTTGAATATGCCGATTGCTTCAATAccaaaggtctggaaaacctgaaTCAGGGTTTCTCAAGTGTTGAAGAGGAGAATCAGAGCAAACATGTGGAAAAGCCTAAGGTGCGTACCCGTGCCTCCATGAAGCGTACCACTGTTGCTGCCTCACAGCCCCAAAACAAATGTCCTGAACTGCCCAACCAACTTGCCAAACAGAAACCTGCAAATCCCCCAGGCACCATGTTAGCAGCAATCAGAGAGAGTTGCACAGACCTAGGCTACCAGCTGTGTCTGAATGAGTGGGAGGTGGTGCAGAAGTCCACTCAGCTCATTAATGTCATGAAAGACAATATTGTGGTTCAGCTGCTAGAAGACACACACCAGGTCAGCAAAGACTGCAAGAGCTGCAGCTGTTACTTCCACTGCCGGTACCAGCTCCCCTGCAGGCACATCCTGTCTGTGCTGCATGCCAACAAGAAGGCTGTGGAGGAAGCTATGGTTTGCAAGCGTTGGCAGAAGAAGTACCAGCACCTTTCAGTCTTAGGAGATAACCTCCTAGATGATATTGGGCCCTCAATGGGTAAccaaccagcagcagcagaagaaagaTATGACAAAATCCAGTCCCTCAGCAAGGAACTTGCTAATCTCCTGATGCAGTGTGATGGGGAGGAGCTAGAGGAGCGCAGCTCCACACTCAAAATGATTGTGGACATCTGGGCTAAATCCTCAGAGCCAGTGGAGGAGGCTGGGAAATGCTCTACCTTCAGAAATGTGGGGGACTTGCCATTTCTTTGGGTAAAGCAGGAGGAAATAGAAACGGAGGATGCAGGTGCAACCTCTGAGAGATCACTGACAGGTACCAACATGTTTCTGATTTGA